A genomic stretch from Verrucomicrobiota bacterium includes:
- a CDS encoding VCBS repeat-containing protein, protein MKRFVFVGGLLWWLGCASTQAVINPALQPDVYYERYDNVLVLELKALEPESGILQCRVVEAIKGTAPPEGLVSITFAGELLGVVREKTASGQWKVGDQFPVFAGKPSRRKSQRQVRLYLDEFFVGEVREIGDFVVGLSQEMELDPEGNRVNTLAGIYTGMTTELIRMLRHMREDIDFYPRKAYVKFQPDRLILEVNEAIEGVAMYDLNGDGLEDLIACSPAGDRIIQQVEPMKFVDVSEAFGVATASVSCSLADFDADGLSDVLFGSRLFRGTFAETFTLVEVPQALALPAGATLKSASFVELNGDGYPDVLASLAGGGLRAFLNPGGQEGGFREVSESLHLPQEGNGYFSVGDWNGDLQTDLFYAVEQGLLLVQDKQGIFQKQEHDIDFNFRTGLDTYGETGAGVFMPTYLSDQMDLVIPIEKDWLIVTNRDGVPTDITAYGNEISEGSDFHLATVYADLNVDGYMDLYTVADQGKENRYIINRGYGSYMHSKVHVDEKPLFKGPAHASGGRALAVGDANEDGAPDLLIGNAQGQLFLIVNETLSMRQEGDLLKKDERRLLQVRVCSVRVLGPKGVVGARVRLLNEQGEVVARKDIGTNLATGCRSPDQVNLAVREPGPYRVQVIYADGHQREWEVDLGETRRVSLVAERGDQKVSNDVWK, encoded by the coding sequence ATGAAACGATTTGTTTTCGTGGGAGGGCTGCTTTGGTGGCTGGGTTGCGCGAGCACGCAAGCGGTCATCAATCCCGCACTCCAGCCGGATGTTTATTATGAACGGTATGACAACGTCCTGGTTTTGGAGCTGAAGGCGCTCGAGCCGGAGAGCGGGATTCTGCAATGCCGGGTGGTGGAGGCGATCAAAGGCACTGCCCCGCCCGAGGGCTTGGTTTCGATCACTTTTGCGGGGGAGCTTCTCGGCGTGGTGCGTGAGAAGACGGCCTCTGGCCAGTGGAAGGTGGGGGATCAGTTTCCCGTCTTTGCTGGCAAGCCGAGCCGACGGAAATCCCAGCGCCAAGTGAGGCTGTATCTGGATGAATTCTTTGTGGGTGAAGTCCGAGAGATCGGCGATTTCGTGGTGGGACTATCGCAAGAGATGGAACTCGATCCTGAGGGAAATCGTGTCAACACTCTCGCCGGAATCTACACCGGGATGACCACGGAACTGATCCGAATGCTTCGTCACATGCGGGAAGACATCGATTTTTATCCGCGCAAAGCCTATGTGAAATTCCAGCCGGACAGGCTGATTTTGGAAGTGAATGAGGCGATCGAAGGAGTGGCGATGTATGACCTCAATGGAGATGGCCTAGAAGACTTGATTGCCTGTTCGCCAGCCGGGGATCGGATCATTCAACAAGTGGAGCCTATGAAGTTTGTGGACGTGAGCGAGGCTTTCGGCGTCGCCACCGCGAGCGTGAGCTGTTCGCTGGCGGATTTCGACGCGGATGGGCTCTCCGATGTTCTCTTTGGTTCTCGGCTCTTTCGCGGAACCTTTGCGGAGACCTTCACACTGGTGGAAGTGCCGCAAGCTCTTGCACTGCCAGCGGGAGCGACCCTCAAGAGTGCCTCCTTCGTGGAACTCAATGGGGATGGCTATCCTGATGTTTTGGCCAGCTTGGCAGGCGGGGGCTTGCGAGCCTTCCTCAATCCAGGAGGCCAAGAGGGCGGCTTCCGCGAGGTGAGTGAATCACTCCATTTGCCACAGGAGGGAAATGGCTATTTCTCGGTCGGAGATTGGAATGGCGACCTCCAAACGGATCTTTTTTATGCGGTAGAGCAAGGTCTCCTTCTAGTTCAGGACAAGCAGGGAATCTTCCAAAAACAGGAACATGATATTGATTTCAATTTCCGAACCGGCCTGGACACCTACGGGGAGACGGGCGCTGGGGTCTTCATGCCGACCTATCTGAGCGATCAGATGGATCTGGTGATTCCGATTGAAAAGGATTGGCTGATTGTGACCAATCGGGACGGGGTCCCCACCGACATCACTGCCTATGGCAATGAAATCAGCGAAGGTTCCGATTTTCACCTGGCCACGGTCTACGCCGATCTGAATGTGGACGGGTATATGGATCTCTACACGGTGGCGGACCAAGGCAAGGAAAACCGTTACATAATCAATCGAGGATACGGTTCTTACATGCACTCGAAGGTGCATGTGGACGAAAAGCCGCTTTTCAAAGGGCCGGCCCACGCTTCGGGCGGCCGTGCTTTGGCGGTCGGTGATGCCAATGAAGACGGCGCTCCCGATCTTTTGATTGGAAATGCACAGGGCCAGCTTTTTCTGATCGTGAATGAGACCCTTTCGATGCGCCAAGAGGGGGACTTGCTGAAGAAAGACGAACGTCGCTTGCTGCAGGTTCGCGTGTGCTCGGTGCGGGTGCTGGGTCCGAAAGGAGTGGTGGGGGCGCGGGTGCGGCTCTTGAATGAGCAAGGGGAGGTGGTAGCCCGGAAGGACATCGGGACCAATTTGGCAACCGGGTGCCGCAGTCCGGATCAGGTGAATTTGGCGGTTCGAGAACCAGGGCCGTATCGCGTCCAAGTGATCTACGCGGATGGCCACCAGCGGGAGTGGGAGGTCGATTTAGGAGAGACCAGGCGGGTCTCTCTGGTGGCCGAACGGGGGGACCAAAAAGTATCGAATGATGTTTGGAAATGA